From the Salinimicrobium tongyeongense genome, one window contains:
- a CDS encoding oligosaccharide flippase family protein, whose amino-acid sequence MALFQKLFKQTFIYGIATVVPRMLSFLLLPLYSAYLPTQGFGEVAIVFSWMAVFNVLLAYGMETSFFRFFHQQEFSKEVTATSAISLIASTGIFLLLGFLFMEEISVATAIASHYVLYVILILALDALATIPFAWLRAKEKPMLFAVIKIGNVAVNLGLNIFFIVYLPELASKNAIFEQLYRPDFEIAYIFIANLVASGLTLLVMLPFYIKLPYSFNSALWKKMLSYGTPILIAGIGFVINEVFDKILLGELLPENIAKSEVGAYAACYRLALFMTLFATAFRLGIEPFFFSHAKEKNAPQTYATITKYFVIFGALILVLVTIFSDLLKLLLIRDSAYWEAMVVVPMILAANFFLGIYHNLSVWYKVSDRTKFAGYISLFGAAVTLVLNFWLIPHYSYVGSAIATMAAYGSMMLLSFYFGRKYYPIPYDLKRIGGYLLISLTFSGIYFYLFRNNYYFGSILILIFFALIYYAEKDQLKQLLKKS is encoded by the coding sequence TTGGCGCTTTTTCAAAAGCTATTTAAACAAACCTTTATTTACGGTATTGCCACAGTGGTGCCCAGGATGCTATCATTCCTGCTGTTGCCGCTGTATTCTGCATACCTTCCTACGCAAGGTTTTGGAGAAGTAGCTATTGTTTTTTCCTGGATGGCGGTGTTTAACGTGCTGCTGGCCTATGGCATGGAAACCTCTTTTTTCAGGTTTTTTCACCAGCAAGAATTTTCCAAAGAGGTCACAGCCACCTCTGCAATCTCCTTAATAGCATCTACAGGCATATTTTTATTGCTGGGCTTCCTCTTTATGGAAGAAATATCTGTGGCCACGGCCATTGCGTCTCATTACGTTTTGTACGTAATTCTCATCCTGGCGTTGGATGCACTTGCAACCATACCTTTTGCCTGGCTGCGGGCTAAAGAGAAACCCATGCTCTTTGCCGTCATTAAGATTGGGAACGTTGCTGTTAACCTGGGGCTTAATATTTTTTTCATCGTCTACCTGCCCGAATTAGCGTCCAAAAATGCCATTTTTGAGCAGCTTTATCGGCCCGACTTTGAGATCGCTTATATTTTTATTGCCAACTTGGTTGCCAGCGGGCTAACGCTGCTCGTAATGTTGCCTTTTTACATTAAGCTGCCGTATTCGTTTAACAGTGCCCTGTGGAAAAAGATGCTCAGTTACGGTACGCCTATTTTAATTGCGGGAATTGGGTTTGTCATAAATGAAGTTTTCGACAAGATCCTGCTGGGAGAGCTGCTTCCGGAAAATATCGCAAAGTCTGAAGTTGGTGCCTATGCCGCCTGTTACCGGCTGGCGCTGTTTATGACTCTTTTCGCCACGGCCTTCAGGTTAGGGATTGAGCCATTCTTCTTCAGCCATGCCAAAGAAAAGAACGCACCTCAAACCTACGCGACAATTACCAAATATTTTGTCATTTTTGGAGCCCTTATCCTGGTGCTGGTCACCATTTTTTCAGACCTTTTGAAATTGCTGCTCATAAGGGACTCCGCTTACTGGGAAGCTATGGTGGTGGTGCCAATGATTTTGGCCGCCAATTTTTTCCTGGGCATTTACCACAATCTTTCGGTATGGTACAAGGTGAGCGACCGCACAAAATTCGCCGGCTATATTTCCCTTTTTGGAGCCGCGGTCACGCTGGTGTTGAACTTCTGGCTTATTCCGCATTACAGTTATGTGGGCTCGGCCATTGCAACCATGGCAGCCTATGGCAGCATGATGCTGCTGTCTTTTTACTTCGGAAGAAAATATTATCCCATTCCCTATGACCTGAAGCGAATTGGTGGCTACCTGCTCATTTCACTCACTTTTTCGGGCATCTATTTCTACCTTTTTAGGAATAATTATTACTTCGGAAGTATATTAATCCTTATCTTTTTTGCCCTTATTTATTACGCTGAAAAGGATCAGTTAAAACAACTTTTGAAGAAGTCATAA
- the atpG gene encoding ATP synthase F1 subunit gamma: MANLKELRSRITSVSSTMQITSAMKMVSAAKLSKAQDAITAMRPYSEKLSELLQSLSATLDSDQSSKYAEQREVNKVLMVAISSNRGLAGAFNSNIVKASKYVTNRDYSDKNVEFYTIGKKANDILKKTYNIYKTETGIYDDLSFENAEAVAKELMELFVEGRFDKIVLVYNQFKNAATQEVQVEQFLPIVPVEKDENVTLDYIFEPSKEEIVMELIPKSLKMQLYKALRDSFASEHGARMTAMHKATDNAQELRDSLKLSYNKARQASITNEILEIVGGAEALNN; this comes from the coding sequence ATGGCCAATTTAAAAGAATTAAGAAGCAGGATTACCTCGGTGTCTTCAACCATGCAGATCACCAGTGCCATGAAAATGGTATCGGCTGCAAAGTTGAGCAAGGCCCAGGATGCCATTACCGCCATGAGGCCGTATTCAGAAAAACTTTCTGAATTACTTCAGTCACTCAGCGCGACGCTAGACAGTGACCAGTCGAGCAAATATGCCGAGCAGCGTGAGGTGAACAAGGTGCTTATGGTAGCCATCTCCTCGAATCGCGGATTGGCAGGTGCTTTTAACTCAAATATTGTAAAGGCATCGAAATACGTTACAAATCGCGATTACAGCGATAAAAACGTAGAGTTCTACACCATTGGAAAGAAGGCAAATGACATTCTGAAGAAGACGTACAACATCTACAAAACCGAAACCGGTATTTATGACGACCTTAGTTTTGAAAATGCCGAAGCTGTTGCCAAAGAACTTATGGAACTTTTTGTAGAAGGCCGGTTTGATAAGATCGTTTTGGTGTACAACCAGTTCAAAAATGCCGCTACTCAGGAAGTACAGGTAGAGCAGTTTCTGCCTATCGTTCCTGTTGAAAAGGATGAAAATGTGACTCTTGATTACATTTTTGAGCCTTCAAAAGAAGAGATCGTGATGGAGCTAATTCCGAAATCTCTTAAAATGCAGCTTTACAAAGCCCTTCGTGATTCTTTTGCTTCTGAACACGGGGCGCGAATGACGGCAATGCACAAAGCAACCGATAATGCCCAGGAACTCAGGGATTCCCTTAAACTGTCTTACAACAAGGCTAGACAGGCTTCCATTACCAACGAAATCCTTGAAATTGTTGGTGGAGCTGAAGCTTTGAATAATTAA
- a CDS encoding four helix bundle protein produces the protein MSKLEDSPIRKKSFQFACDIVFFTRELKKQNEFELASQLLKSGTSIGANVREAQRGVSTKDFKNKFGIALKRGR, from the coding sequence ATGAGCAAGCTGGAAGATAGTCCAATTAGGAAGAAAAGCTTTCAGTTTGCTTGTGACATTGTCTTTTTTACTCGGGAACTTAAGAAACAGAATGAATTTGAACTGGCCTCCCAGCTTCTTAAGAGCGGAACAAGCATTGGTGCTAATGTGCGGGAAGCACAGCGGGGAGTAAGTACAAAAGATTTTAAAAATAAATTCGGGATTGCTTTAAAAAGAGGCCGATGA